From the Euphorbia lathyris chromosome 6, ddEupLath1.1, whole genome shotgun sequence genome, one window contains:
- the LOC136233153 gene encoding putative glucose-6-phosphate 1-epimerase, with translation MPFNVVHDADGLPRIILTDPSGSSAEVLLYGGQVVSWKNERREELLFMSSKAVWKRPKAIRGGIPVCFPQFGNLGSLEQHGFARNRLWSLDNDPSPLPTANNQSSVDLILKSTEEDLKTWPRSFELRLRICLCSGKLTLTPRVRNTDTKAFSFTFALCNYLSVSDISEVRVEGLETLDYFDNLIGRERFTEQADAITFDAEINRVYLSTPTKIAIIDHEKKRTFVLRKNGMSDAVVWNPWDKKAKAIQDLGDEDYKTMLRVDSAAIETPVILKPFEEWRGHQEISTVSSSYCSGQLDPRKVLYGFQ, from the exons ATGCCTTTCAATGTTGTTCATGATGCTGATGGATTGCCTAGGATTATCTTGACCGACCCTTCTGGTTCATCTGCTGag GTGCTTCTCTACGGTGGGCAAGTTGTATCCTGGAAGAATGAACGCAGAGAAGAGTTACTGTTTATGAGTAGCAAG GCTGTCTGGAAAAGACCTAAAGCCATCAGGGGCGGCATACCTGTCTGCTTTCCACAG TTTGGAAATCTTGGCTCTCTGGAGCAACATGGATTTGCAAGGAATAGATTATGGTCATTGGACAATGATCCTTCACCTTTGCCTACAGCAAACAACCAGTCATCAGTGGATCTAATCTTGAAGTCCACGGAAGAGGATTTGAAGACCTGGCCACGTAG CTTTGAGTTGCGCCTACGTATATGTCTTTGTTCTGGCAAGCTCACTTTAACCCCTCGAGTGAGAAATACAGATACCAAGGCCTTCTCTTTTACGTTTGCCTTGTGTAACTATTTATCTGTATCAGACATCAG TGAAGTACGTGTTGAGGGTTTGGAGACActtgattattttgataatCTAATTGGTAGAGAAAGGTTCACTGAGCAGGCAGATGCAATCACATTTGATGCTGAG ATTAATAGAGTATATTTGAGCACCCCTACAAAGATTGCTATTATAGACCATGAGAAAAAGAGGACCTTTGTGTTGCGGAAGAATGGCATGTCTGATGCAG TTGTGTGGAATCCTTGGGACAAAAAGGCCAAGGCTATTCAAGATTTGGGGGACGAGGACTATAAAACCATGTTACGTGTAGATTCTGCTGCCATTGAAACTCCTGTTATCTTGAAACCTTTTGAAGAATGGAGGGGTCACCAAGAGATTTCGACTGTGTCATCAAGTTATTGCAGCGGACAGTTGGATCCTAGAAAGGTTCTTTACGGCTTTCAATGA